The Terriglobales bacterium genome includes a window with the following:
- a CDS encoding dicarboxylate/amino acid:cation symporter, whose protein sequence is KEEKRKSLLTFCDSLAETMFKFTNLVMYFAPFGVGAAIAYTVATTGAGVLVNLAKLLATLYVALVVFLVGVLLPIALVARLPVRAFVRAVAEPFTIALGTSSSEAALPRAMEAMEALGVPRGIVAFVMPTGYSFNMDGSTLYLSLAAIFVAQAAGIHLSLGQQLVLLLTLMLTSKGVAGVSRAAIVILLATVGQFHLPVEPVFILLGIDPLMDMVRTAVNVVGNCLATCVVARWEGEFGTGHPSATVMKALED, encoded by the coding sequence GAAGGAGGAGAAGCGCAAGTCCCTTCTGACTTTCTGCGACAGCCTGGCTGAGACCATGTTCAAGTTCACCAACCTGGTGATGTACTTCGCGCCCTTCGGGGTGGGCGCGGCCATCGCCTACACCGTGGCCACCACCGGCGCGGGCGTACTGGTGAACCTGGCCAAGCTGCTGGCCACGCTCTACGTGGCGCTGGTGGTCTTCCTCGTGGGAGTGCTGCTGCCCATCGCGCTGGTGGCGCGGCTTCCGGTCCGGGCCTTCGTGCGCGCGGTGGCCGAGCCCTTCACCATCGCCCTCGGGACCTCGTCCTCCGAGGCTGCCCTCCCCCGCGCCATGGAAGCCATGGAAGCCCTGGGCGTACCCCGCGGCATCGTCGCCTTTGTGATGCCGACCGGCTACAGCTTCAACATGGACGGCAGCACGCTCTATCTCTCGCTGGCCGCCATCTTCGTGGCCCAGGCCGCCGGCATCCACCTCAGCCTGGGCCAGCAACTGGTGCTGCTGCTGACCCTGATGCTGACCAGCAAGGGCGTGGCCGGAGTCTCGCGCGCCGCCATCGTGATCCTGCTCGCCACCGTCGGCCAGTTCCACCTGCCCGTCGAGCCGGTCTTCATCCTGCTGGGCATCGATCCCCTGATGGACATGGTGCGCACCGCAGTCAACGTGGTGGGCAACTGCCTGGCTACCTGCGTGGTGGCGCGCTGGGAGGGCGAGTTCGGGACGGGACATCCCTCGGCAACAGTGATGAAGGCGCTGGAGGATTGA
- a CDS encoding EcsC family protein encodes MLRRAEEALRRGFERAYETVRVDPENYLFHLRAAHGLPVTSFQGMYALPVEQLDALAAGTVHAGMKMAALEGAGLGLGGLLTLVPDLGILSVITLRTVQKLSLIYGFEYNTDEEVAELWIAAASAAGVDIGRELVEREVVNKFVPRVIERIAASASVEVVEKWTARVIPLLSSVLGAGLNYYFVRAWGERAAKHFRERHLKRREQLPLPASQPLSLPAR; translated from the coding sequence TTGCTGCGGCGCGCGGAAGAGGCGCTGCGCCGCGGCTTCGAGCGCGCCTACGAGACGGTGCGCGTCGATCCCGAGAACTACCTCTTCCACCTGCGCGCCGCCCACGGCCTTCCCGTCACCAGCTTCCAGGGGATGTACGCGCTGCCGGTGGAGCAACTGGACGCGCTGGCCGCCGGCACCGTCCACGCAGGGATGAAGATGGCGGCGCTGGAAGGCGCGGGGCTGGGACTGGGCGGGCTGCTGACCCTGGTGCCCGACCTGGGCATCCTTTCCGTGATCACGCTGCGCACGGTGCAGAAACTGAGCCTGATCTACGGCTTCGAATACAACACCGACGAAGAGGTGGCGGAGCTGTGGATCGCCGCCGCCAGCGCCGCCGGCGTGGACATCGGGCGCGAGCTGGTGGAGCGCGAAGTGGTGAACAAGTTCGTGCCCCGGGTGATCGAGCGCATCGCTGCCAGCGCCAGCGTGGAGGTGGTGGAGAAGTGGACGGCGCGGGTGATCCCGCTGCTCAGTTCGGTGCTGGGCGCAGGGCTGAATTACTACTTCGTGAGAGCCTGGGGCGAGCGCGCCGCCAAACACTTCCGGGAGAGGCACCTGAAGCGCAGGGAACAACTTCCATTACCCGCTTCGCAGCCTTTGTCACTACCTGCGCGTTAG
- a CDS encoding ribonuclease J, which translates to MPKGKLHVVPLGGLGEFGMNCMAVRWGDDILVVDAGLMFPESELLGVDIVVPDLSYLLENRQRVRAIVLTHGHEDHIGALPWMLSELNVPVYGTEFTLALVENKLEEHGLLDSADLHEIRPGVRFKVGPFTLHPIQVTHSLVDCVALAIHTPLGVILHTGDFKVDPTPTDNRLFDLHAFAEYGKDGVLALFQDSTNVERKGYTPSERAVRGKFDEVFARCERRLFISCFSSSVHRIKLAVEMACEYGRKVALIGRSMNESAEIAEDLGYVEIPDGVLVHPGELKSLPPEKVCVLISGTQGEPMSALSRAAVDNHKHAKIDPGDTVVLSSRIIPGNEKAIYRMIDHLFRREAHVIYEDGSSPPVHVSGHASQEELKLIINLVKPRYFIPIHGEYRQLKRHGELAASMHGAVGTVIMAQSGDILEFDELGARKAGQVTVGRVCIDSGSMGDVVEDLVIKDRRHLSEDGIVLPIIAINKLSGKVEAVPEIVTRGFAAATENGFLDQARGVVMRTLEESSAEEKGDYGVIKEKIRQDLKRFIGKQTQRRPLIMPVILEV; encoded by the coding sequence ATGCCCAAAGGAAAGCTTCACGTCGTGCCCCTGGGCGGCCTGGGCGAGTTCGGAATGAACTGCATGGCCGTGCGCTGGGGCGACGACATCCTGGTCGTCGACGCCGGCCTCATGTTCCCCGAGTCCGAGCTGCTGGGCGTGGACATCGTCGTCCCCGACCTCAGCTACCTGCTGGAGAACCGCCAGCGCGTGCGCGCCATCGTCCTCACCCACGGCCACGAGGACCACATCGGCGCCCTGCCTTGGATGCTCTCCGAACTCAACGTCCCCGTCTACGGCACCGAGTTCACCCTGGCCCTGGTGGAGAACAAGCTGGAGGAGCACGGCCTGCTCGACTCCGCCGACCTGCACGAGATCCGTCCCGGGGTGCGCTTCAAGGTCGGGCCCTTCACCCTGCATCCCATCCAAGTGACGCACAGCCTGGTGGACTGTGTGGCCCTGGCCATCCACACCCCCCTGGGCGTGATCCTGCACACCGGCGACTTCAAGGTCGACCCCACCCCTACCGACAACCGCCTCTTCGACCTGCACGCCTTCGCCGAGTACGGCAAAGACGGCGTGCTCGCCCTCTTCCAGGATTCCACCAACGTGGAGCGCAAGGGCTACACTCCCAGCGAGCGCGCCGTGCGCGGGAAGTTCGACGAGGTCTTCGCCCGCTGCGAGCGCCGCCTCTTCATCTCGTGCTTCTCCTCGTCCGTCCACCGCATCAAGCTGGCGGTGGAGATGGCCTGCGAGTACGGGCGCAAGGTCGCGCTCATCGGCCGCTCCATGAACGAGTCCGCCGAGATCGCCGAAGACCTGGGCTACGTCGAGATCCCCGACGGCGTGCTCGTCCATCCCGGAGAACTCAAGTCCCTGCCCCCGGAGAAGGTCTGCGTACTGATCAGCGGCACCCAGGGCGAGCCCATGTCGGCGCTCTCCCGCGCCGCCGTGGACAACCACAAGCACGCCAAGATCGATCCCGGCGACACCGTGGTGCTCTCCTCCCGCATCATCCCCGGCAACGAGAAGGCCATCTACCGCATGATCGACCACCTCTTCCGCCGCGAGGCCCACGTCATCTACGAGGACGGCTCTTCCCCGCCCGTCCACGTCAGCGGCCACGCCAGCCAGGAGGAATTGAAGCTCATCATCAACCTGGTCAAGCCGCGCTACTTCATCCCCATCCACGGCGAGTACCGGCAACTGAAGCGCCACGGCGAATTGGCCGCCTCCATGCACGGCGCCGTGGGCACCGTGATCATGGCGCAGAGCGGCGACATCCTGGAATTCGACGAGTTGGGCGCGCGCAAGGCCGGGCAGGTCACCGTGGGCCGCGTCTGCATCGATTCCGGCTCCATGGGCGACGTGGTCGAGGACCTGGTGATCAAGGACCGCCGCCACCTGAGCGAAGACGGCATCGTGCTCCCCATCATTGCCATCAACAAGTTGAGCGGCAAAGTGGAAGCCGTACCTGAGATCGTCACCCGCGGCTTCGCCGCCGCTACCGAGAACGGCTTCCTCGACCAGGCCCGCGGCGTGGTCATGAGGACGCTGGAGGAGTCCAGCGCCGAGGAGAAGGGCGACTACGGCGTCATCAAGGAGAAGATCCGCCAGGACCTCAAGCGCTTCATCGGCAAGCAGACCCAGCGCCGCCCCTTGATCATGCCCGTGATCCTGGAAGTCTGA
- a CDS encoding threonine/serine dehydratase → MVTLNDIRAAQGRIRGVATRTPLLAYPAALPADPVFLKLESLQPMGAFKLRGAYNKIVSLSEAERQRGVITYSSGNHAQAVAYAARALGCRAVVVMPSNAPAIKQESTKAMRAEVVLVGPSSAERQARAEELAQRYGYVMVPPYNDEKIIAGQGTIGLEILEDLPEVELVLSPVSGGGLLSGIATAIKLSRPETKVVGVEPELAADAQESLRTGRLVEWPAEKTTRTLCDGLRTQSLGAIPFEHVRRYVDDIVTVSEDEIREAVRRLALVARVVAEPSGAASLAAFLFHRTALPKSRSSVAVISGGNAEPALLAEVLGSKAG, encoded by the coding sequence ATGGTCACGCTGAACGACATCCGCGCCGCCCAGGGCCGCATCCGCGGCGTGGCCACGCGCACGCCTCTGCTTGCCTACCCGGCCGCCCTACCCGCCGATCCTGTCTTCCTGAAGCTGGAGAGCCTGCAGCCCATGGGCGCCTTCAAGCTGCGCGGCGCCTACAACAAGATCGTCTCCTTGAGCGAGGCCGAGCGCCAGCGCGGGGTCATCACCTACTCCAGCGGCAACCACGCCCAAGCGGTGGCCTATGCGGCGCGCGCCCTGGGCTGCCGCGCGGTGGTGGTCATGCCCTCCAACGCACCCGCCATCAAGCAGGAGAGCACCAAGGCCATGCGCGCGGAGGTGGTGCTGGTGGGACCTTCCAGCGCCGAGCGCCAGGCGCGCGCCGAGGAGCTGGCGCAGCGCTACGGCTACGTCATGGTGCCGCCCTACAACGACGAGAAGATCATTGCCGGGCAGGGCACCATCGGTCTCGAGATCCTGGAGGACCTGCCTGAGGTGGAGCTGGTGCTCTCGCCGGTGAGCGGCGGCGGGCTGCTGAGCGGCATCGCCACCGCCATCAAGCTCAGCCGCCCGGAAACCAAGGTGGTGGGAGTGGAGCCCGAGCTGGCCGCCGACGCCCAGGAGTCGCTGCGCACCGGCCGCCTGGTGGAGTGGCCGGCGGAGAAGACTACGCGCACCCTCTGCGACGGCCTGCGCACCCAGTCCCTGGGCGCCATCCCCTTCGAGCACGTGCGCCGCTACGTGGACGACATCGTCACCGTGAGCGAGGACGAGATCCGGGAGGCCGTGCGCCGCCTGGCCCTGGTGGCGCGGGTGGTGGCCGAGCCCTCGGGCGCCGCCAGCCTGGCCGCCTTCCTCTTCCACCGCACCGCGCTTCCCAAGTCGCGCTCGAGCGTGGCCGTCATCAGCGGCGGCAACGCCGAGCCCGCCCTGCTGGCGGAGGTCCTGGGCTCAAAGGCCGGTTAA